From a region of the Rhipicephalus microplus isolate Deutch F79 chromosome X, USDA_Rmic, whole genome shotgun sequence genome:
- the LOC142775152 gene encoding uncharacterized protein LOC142775152, translating into MVKKIRVLGMMIEQNGGNGEALRKIMAKATSTMQLIRRITNKHAGMREGSVIRLIQAFVISQLMYTAPFHKWTVAEKDKLNALIRKTYKFALGLAPGVSTSKLLELGLHNTLEELVEAQQVSQLERLSKTRPGRHLLEKLGITYHTQHGIKVEIPRSVREQVYVPPLPRNMHPQHHMGRRKARAQRITQSYSNDTEAVFTDAARYTNKKSFVVVVTGHRSKHITSLTVNTAHAEAAEEAAIALALTQTNATYVISDSQTAIRNFANGRISQEAFHILQRHPIHPGEVDFDNRRHLLWIPAHTGLSTPNEAAHLVARGLTHRASPEDDEPPRGTADVWAWEDRMTRLMHAMYPDIYTTNRCTSCGEVATLSHMLWECQGLINNSNSADSSHSSTASLRSRWKAALLSSNLTAQLWAVQRAEEAASRQGLGTASTVGPQAH; encoded by the exons ATGGTAAAGAAGATCCGGGTACTggggatgatgattgagcagaacggcGGCAATGGTGAAGCACTGCGCAAGATAATGGCAAAAGCCACAAGCACGATGCAACTCATCCGACGCATCACGAACAAACATGCGGGCATGCGCGAAGGCAGCGTCATACGACTCATACAAGCCTTTGTTATTTCACAACTAATGTACACGGCACCGTTTCACAAATggacagttgcggaaaaagacaaGCTTAACGCCCTGATACGCAAGACGTACAAGTTCGCGTTGGGACTGGCACCCGGAGTTAGCACTAGCAAACTCCTAGAGCTAGGGTTGCATAACACCCTCGAGGAACTCGTGGAGGCGCAACAAGTTTCCCAACTCGAGCGCCTATCCAAGACCCGCCCAGGCCGACACCTACTCGAAAAACTTGGCATCACGTACCATACGCAGCACGGCATCAAAGTCGAAATTCCAAGATCGGTACGCGAGCAAGTATACGTACCCCCATTGCCTCGCAACATGCATCCCCAACACCATATGGgacggcgtaaagccagggcacaacgcattactcaaagctactccaacgacactgaagcggttttcactgatgctgcgcgttataccaataaaaagaGTTTCGTGGTGGTAGTTACCGGCCATCGTAGCAAGCacatcacaagcctcactgtgaacacggcacacgctgaagcggcagaggaagcggctatagcactggccctcacacagaccaatgccacatacgtgattagtgattctcaaacagcaattcgcaattttgccaacggacgcatctcgcaagaggcgtttcacatactccaacgacatcccatacatccaggagaggtcgacttcgataaccgaaggcacctgttatggatcccggctcataccggactgagcacccccaacgaagcggctcacctcgttgctcgaggcctcactcaccgagcatcgccggaggacgacgagcccccgcggggaactgcagacgtctgggcatgggaggatcgtatgaccag actcatgcacgccatgtatccagacatatacactacaaacagatgcacgtcatgtggcgaggttgccacccttagtcacatgctgtgggagtgtcagggcctaataaacaattcgaacagtgccgattcatctcactcttccaccgccagcctccgctcgcgttggaaggccgcactgctcagctcgaacttgacagcacaactctgggctgtccagcgtgccgaggaagccgcttcgagacaaggtctcggaaccgcatccACGGTGGGCCcccaggcccactaa